From a region of the Chitinophagaceae bacterium genome:
- a CDS encoding T9SS C-terminal target domain-containing protein, with amino-acid sequence MKAKHSSFLLRFCYFSVNSFTLNNFPSKMLSFKSFLLRCTLLLFLTNVFFIKTVFSQQIINLELLKYYDYTELNDLASSLGLPSSIAPVEYELGYYKLTYTTTDQHGQPTFATGGLVIPANASCPLPIASYQHGTESRKASVPSNFSDEYQIGIIYGMGGMVVAMPDYLGMGDSPGLHPYMHAHTQATATADMLLAMQELEDSLYTSNEQLFLFGYSQGGHATMAAHRYIQDELQSTLNVTASAPMSGPYDVSGIQADLIASDDPYPTPSYLPYIILSYQSVYGNLYNDLSDIFIAPYDSMIPIWFDGTYSTGYINQQLPSVPKDIIKPSVIDDYETDSLNHPLRLALKDNDVTDWVPQSPVRMIYCEADDQVSYLNAIVALDKFTALGATEVEAVSAGASFNHGQCVQTALINAKLYFDNYIEREKAPLIEFDIVQNPDGNQNGIVELITNNDVNFTVEWSDGNQSAYRDDLGIGNYEVSLFFENGCIVNKTLTLPFSSTANTAKVKNIRISPNPAQNSIFINSGEVGFNVVTIHDLQGKIVKRETFSNTKDFHVNVSDLTKGLYLIHLQNTESVYTEKLIIID; translated from the coding sequence ATGAAAGCCAAACACAGTAGTTTTTTGTTAAGGTTTTGCTATTTTAGTGTTAATTCTTTTACCTTAAATAATTTTCCTTCTAAAATGTTAAGTTTCAAATCATTTCTACTTAGATGTACCCTATTACTTTTTTTGACAAATGTTTTTTTTATAAAAACTGTTTTTTCTCAACAAATCATAAACTTAGAACTTCTTAAATACTATGACTATACTGAATTAAATGATTTGGCATCTTCTCTGGGATTACCCTCATCTATTGCCCCGGTAGAATATGAATTGGGATATTATAAATTGACATATACAACCACTGATCAGCATGGTCAACCAACATTTGCTACCGGAGGTTTAGTTATTCCTGCTAATGCAAGTTGTCCATTACCGATTGCCAGCTATCAACATGGTACAGAAAGTCGTAAAGCAAGTGTACCTTCAAATTTTTCTGATGAATATCAAATAGGTATCATTTACGGAATGGGCGGAATGGTCGTTGCCATGCCCGATTATTTAGGAATGGGCGATTCTCCCGGACTGCACCCATACATGCATGCACATACACAAGCAACTGCAACTGCCGACATGTTGCTGGCTATGCAAGAGCTGGAAGATTCACTTTACACCTCCAATGAACAGTTGTTTTTATTTGGATATAGTCAGGGTGGGCATGCTACTATGGCAGCTCACAGATATATACAGGATGAATTGCAAAGCACGTTGAATGTTACAGCCTCGGCTCCTATGTCCGGACCTTATGATGTCAGCGGCATTCAGGCAGATCTTATTGCAAGCGATGATCCGTACCCAACTCCCAGCTATCTACCTTATATTATTCTATCCTATCAGTCTGTTTATGGAAATCTCTATAATGATTTATCGGATATTTTCATTGCTCCTTATGACTCTATGATTCCTATCTGGTTTGACGGAACTTACTCCACCGGTTATATTAATCAACAACTACCTTCTGTTCCAAAAGATATCATTAAGCCTTCTGTGATTGACGATTATGAAACAGATTCGCTGAATCACCCGCTACGACTTGCATTAAAAGATAATGATGTAACAGACTGGGTACCTCAGTCACCTGTTCGTATGATTTACTGCGAAGCTGATGATCAGGTGAGTTACCTCAATGCAATTGTTGCTTTAGATAAGTTTACTGCCTTAGGTGCGACAGAAGTGGAGGCCGTTAGTGCCGGTGCCAGTTTTAATCATGGTCAATGTGTGCAAACTGCATTGATAAATGCAAAGCTATACTTTGATAATTATATTGAAAGAGAAAAGGCTCCTTTGATAGAATTTGACATTGTTCAAAACCCGGATGGAAATCAAAATGGTATAGTAGAACTGATAACAAACAATGATGTGAACTTTACCGTTGAATGGAGTGATGGCAACCAATCTGCTTACCGCGATGACTTAGGTATCGGAAACTATGAAGTAAGCCTCTTTTTTGAAAATGGATGCATAGTAAATAAGACTTTAACATTGCCTTTTAGTTCAACAGCTAATACCGCTAAAGTTAAAAATATTCGTATTTCACCCAATCCGGCTCAAAACTCTATATTCATAAATTCCGGAGAAGTCGGTTTTAATGTAGTTACTATACATGATTTACAGGGCAAGATTGTGAAAAGAGAAACTTTTTCAAACACCAAAGATTTTCATGTCAATGTTTCCGATTTAACAAAGGGTTTATACCTGATACATTTACAAAATACCGAAAGCGTATACACTGAAAAGTTAATTATCATTGATTGA
- a CDS encoding glycosyltransferase: protein MKVLFVCKKSPFPDHDGESLAISQLIENFIAEGLQVDILFMKTPKHPIDKKDFPEEILNNCRVESVTVDTNLKIPDAVLNLFSNISYHVDRFLSPEFTSRLSQMLNETKYDIIQLEGLYMSLYTPVIKKIQADAKIVLRAHNVEFEIWERLTEQLPFGLKKAYLNLQTKRLKSFEINQLNTIDAIVPITEKDADTFKQLGCKIPVHVSPAGFKLKKWDNIQNANIINKSIYHLGALDWLPNLEGIEWFLEKVWPEIVSEEPEANFYIAGRNFPKKVKFSSQKGVHLIGEVKDAKEFCIDKQLMITPLFSGSGMRLKVVEGMAAGKTIVSTKIGAEGINYTSGENILIANTAEEFTSALLECFKNEALTEKIGKNARDFAFKHYDSHKFAQDLIAFYSRI from the coding sequence ATGAAAGTATTGTTTGTCTGTAAAAAATCTCCATTTCCGGACCATGATGGGGAGTCTCTGGCTATTTCTCAATTAATAGAAAATTTCATCGCTGAGGGGCTTCAGGTTGATATACTTTTCATGAAAACGCCAAAGCATCCCATAGATAAAAAAGACTTTCCGGAGGAAATTCTAAATAACTGCCGGGTGGAAAGTGTGACAGTAGATACGAATTTAAAAATTCCCGATGCGGTCCTAAATCTGTTTTCAAACATTTCATACCATGTAGATCGTTTTCTATCTCCTGAATTTACCTCAAGGCTGTCTCAGATGCTAAATGAAACTAAATATGATATTATCCAGCTTGAAGGTTTATATATGTCCTTATATACTCCGGTAATTAAAAAAATACAAGCAGATGCCAAAATCGTACTCAGGGCTCATAATGTGGAGTTTGAGATTTGGGAAAGGCTTACAGAACAATTACCTTTTGGGCTTAAAAAAGCGTATTTAAACCTTCAGACCAAACGACTAAAAAGCTTTGAAATTAATCAGCTCAACACTATTGACGCTATAGTTCCGATTACGGAAAAAGATGCAGATACTTTTAAACAGCTGGGTTGCAAAATTCCGGTACATGTCAGTCCTGCCGGATTTAAACTCAAAAAATGGGACAATATTCAAAATGCAAACATCATAAATAAAAGCATTTACCATCTCGGTGCATTAGACTGGTTACCGAATCTGGAAGGTATTGAGTGGTTTTTAGAAAAGGTCTGGCCGGAAATAGTTTCTGAAGAGCCCGAAGCGAATTTTTACATAGCCGGAAGAAACTTTCCAAAAAAGGTAAAATTTTCGTCCCAAAAGGGAGTCCATCTTATTGGAGAAGTTAAAGATGCAAAAGAATTCTGTATAGATAAACAACTCATGATAACCCCGCTTTTTTCGGGTAGCGGAATGCGATTAAAAGTGGTTGAAGGAATGGCCGCCGGAAAAACAATAGTCTCTACCAAAATAGGCGCAGAAGGAATTAATTACACCTCCGGGGAAAATATTTTAATAGCAAATACGGCTGAAGAATTTACATCTGCTTTGCTGGAATGTTTTAAAAATGAAGCTTTAACAGAAAAAATTGGAAAAAACGCACGGGATTTTGCATTTAAACACTACGATAGTCATAAATTTGCGCAAGATTTAATCGCTTTTTACAGCCGCATATAA
- a CDS encoding glycosyltransferase, whose product MALLFEIFFWLSVFGIAFSYLIYPVILDFKSRRKLPEWITFAGEKKWPDVYILMAVYNEEKVIQKKLESIISAHYPYGNIHLYIGSDCSTDKTNKIVESYQVSNPNLHFFVMDQRSGKSGILNFLHETINKNKAVSKNDVYILTDANVIFDKYTVYELAKHFKDEKMGVVNANILNITPNSRGIAQEEKTYIQRENRIKYMEGINWNATIGAFGACYALRAVIFEKIPVNFLMEDFYLSMKALEKGYKSITDLNAQVTEDVSEDVKQEFKRKIRISAGNYQNLNRFRHLLHPNKKGIAFAFFSHKVLRWLTPFLIIFSLIFSGILGTVSDFYSYIFWIQSALIVLSLIDYFLQLLRIKIPGIRLISYFYMMNLALLIGFFKYLKGIKTNVWQPTTRTN is encoded by the coding sequence ATGGCTTTACTTTTTGAAATATTTTTTTGGCTGTCCGTCTTTGGAATCGCCTTCAGTTATCTGATTTATCCTGTTATTTTAGATTTCAAAAGCCGTAGAAAACTGCCGGAATGGATAACCTTTGCCGGAGAAAAGAAATGGCCGGATGTATATATATTGATGGCTGTCTACAATGAAGAAAAGGTAATACAAAAAAAGCTGGAAAGTATTATTTCTGCGCATTATCCCTACGGGAATATTCATCTTTATATTGGTTCTGATTGCTCTACGGACAAAACAAATAAAATCGTTGAATCTTATCAAGTCTCTAATCCGAACCTGCACTTCTTTGTAATGGATCAGCGTTCCGGAAAATCGGGTATTCTAAACTTTTTGCACGAAACAATTAACAAAAATAAGGCTGTCAGCAAGAATGATGTTTACATATTAACCGACGCCAATGTAATTTTTGACAAGTATACCGTTTATGAATTAGCTAAGCATTTCAAGGACGAAAAGATGGGTGTAGTAAATGCTAATATATTGAATATCACACCAAATAGCAGAGGCATTGCACAGGAAGAAAAAACCTATATTCAGCGTGAAAATCGAATAAAATATATGGAAGGCATTAATTGGAATGCCACCATAGGGGCCTTTGGAGCCTGTTATGCTCTAAGAGCAGTAATCTTTGAAAAAATCCCTGTTAATTTTTTAATGGAAGACTTTTATCTGAGCATGAAAGCCTTGGAAAAAGGATACAAGTCTATAACAGACCTAAATGCACAAGTCACGGAAGATGTATCTGAAGATGTAAAACAAGAATTTAAACGAAAAATAAGAATATCTGCCGGAAACTATCAAAATCTGAATAGATTCAGGCACTTATTACATCCTAATAAAAAAGGAATTGCTTTTGCTTTCTTTTCTCATAAGGTTTTACGCTGGTTAACGCCTTTTTTGATTATATTTTCACTCATTTTCAGTGGTATTCTCGGAACTGTTTCCGATTTTTACAGTTATATATTTTGGATACAGTCAGCATTAATAGTTTTAAGTTTAATTGATTACTTTTTACAACTGCTTCGGATTAAAATACCCGGGATACGATTGATTAGTTATTTTTATATGATGAACCTGGCTCTCTTAATAGGATTTTTTAAATATTTAAAAGGAATAAAAACAAATGTCTGGCAACCTACAACAAGAACAAATTAA
- a CDS encoding bifunctional 3,4-dihydroxy-2-butanone-4-phosphate synthase/GTP cyclohydrolase II encodes MSGNLQQEQIKLDKVEDAIEDIRNGKLVIVVDDEDRENEGDFITAAKVVTPEIINFMATYGRGLICAPLVEDRCDELNLELMVGRNTSLHETPFTVSVDLIGYGCTTGISATDRAKTVQALIDPNIKPEELGKPGHIFPLKAKRGGVLRRAGHTEAAIDLARLAGFEPAAVLVEIMNEDGSMARIPELQVIAQKHNLKLISIKDLITYRLENETLIKREVSVKMPTKYGIFDLVAYSQLTTGENHLALVKGSWEEDEAVMVRVHSSCMTGDILGSLRCDCGDQLQAAMKKVEEEGKGVVLYMNQEGRGIGLLNKLKAYKLQEEGKDTVEANLMLGFKMDQRDYGIGAQILRDLSISKIKLLSNNPKKRAGLIGYGLEIVENINMEVEPNCHNEFYLKTKRDKMQHDILKGHK; translated from the coding sequence ATGTCTGGCAACCTACAACAAGAACAAATTAAATTAGACAAAGTAGAAGATGCTATTGAAGATATACGAAATGGTAAGCTTGTAATAGTCGTCGACGATGAAGACCGTGAAAACGAAGGAGATTTTATAACTGCCGCTAAGGTAGTAACTCCTGAAATCATTAATTTCATGGCAACCTATGGAAGGGGGCTGATTTGTGCACCTTTAGTGGAAGACCGTTGTGATGAATTAAATTTGGAACTAATGGTCGGCAGAAACACTTCACTGCACGAAACCCCTTTTACAGTTTCTGTAGATTTGATTGGTTACGGCTGCACAACCGGAATTTCAGCAACTGACAGAGCTAAAACCGTACAAGCTTTGATAGACCCTAATATCAAACCGGAAGAATTGGGGAAACCCGGTCATATTTTTCCGCTAAAAGCAAAAAGAGGCGGCGTTTTAAGAAGAGCAGGACATACGGAAGCAGCTATTGACCTCGCTCGTTTAGCCGGGTTTGAGCCGGCTGCGGTTTTGGTGGAAATCATGAACGAAGATGGCAGCATGGCAAGAATACCGGAACTACAGGTAATTGCTCAAAAACATAATCTCAAGCTAATTTCCATAAAGGATCTAATTACTTACAGACTTGAAAATGAAACTCTCATAAAAAGAGAAGTAAGTGTAAAAATGCCTACCAAATACGGAATTTTCGATTTAGTTGCCTACTCACAGCTGACGACCGGCGAGAATCACCTGGCCTTAGTAAAAGGCAGCTGGGAAGAAGATGAAGCTGTAATGGTCAGAGTTCACTCTTCCTGCATGACAGGCGATATTTTGGGTTCTCTCAGATGTGACTGCGGAGATCAGCTTCAGGCTGCTATGAAAAAAGTGGAAGAAGAAGGAAAAGGTGTTGTTTTATATATGAATCAGGAAGGTCGCGGGATTGGCCTGCTCAATAAATTAAAAGCTTATAAACTCCAGGAAGAAGGGAAAGATACAGTAGAAGCAAACCTTATGCTTGGCTTTAAAATGGATCAAAGAGACTATGGAATTGGGGCTCAGATTCTAAGAGACTTAAGTATCTCTAAGATTAAATTACTTTCCAATAATCCCAAAAAGAGAGCAGGACTCATTGGTTACGGACTCGAAATTGTCGAAAATATAAATATGGAAGTTGAACCCAACTGCCACAATGAGTTTTATCTGAAAACGAAAAGGGATAAAATGCAGCACGATATTTTAAAAGGCCATAAATAA
- the ribD gene encoding bifunctional diaminohydroxyphosphoribosylaminopyrimidine deaminase/5-amino-6-(5-phosphoribosylamino)uracil reductase RibD has protein sequence MDTVHKKYMQRCIQLAENAAGQTYPNPLVGSVIVHDDKIIGEGFHKKAGLPHAEVEAYNSVPEDKRKLIPESTIYVNLEPCSHYGKTPPCSDLIIEKKFRRVVAGGLDPNPIVSGKGLKKIENAGIETIYGILENECRFLNRRFYTFFEKKRPFIILKWAQTQNAYFCPIGSEKKWITNKFADIQTHLWRSRENAILVGSNTVLIDNPGLNVRHVEGKDPIRIIFDPENSIPNSHPILNHNSKLIIFNHLKNNTQDNITYFKIDSKENFIDKALEHLYSEGIQSILVEGGKFTLDKFIDNNLWDEARIWIGDSNWDDGIPAPSLNQKTKYSTDIKGNTLQYFFNTLNDNNF, from the coding sequence ATGGATACTGTGCATAAAAAATATATGCAAAGGTGTATCCAGTTGGCTGAAAATGCAGCCGGACAAACCTACCCAAATCCATTGGTTGGTTCTGTAATAGTTCATGATGACAAAATTATCGGAGAAGGATTTCATAAAAAAGCAGGCCTTCCTCACGCTGAGGTTGAAGCCTATAATTCTGTGCCCGAAGACAAAAGAAAACTCATACCCGAGTCTACCATTTATGTGAATTTAGAACCTTGCAGTCACTATGGAAAAACTCCGCCATGCAGTGACTTGATTATTGAAAAAAAGTTCAGGCGGGTAGTTGCAGGTGGACTGGATCCAAATCCAATAGTGAGTGGGAAAGGCCTTAAAAAAATAGAAAATGCCGGCATAGAAACCATCTATGGCATTTTAGAAAATGAATGTCGCTTTCTAAACAGAAGATTTTATACTTTTTTTGAAAAGAAAAGACCATTTATCATTTTAAAATGGGCCCAAACTCAAAATGCTTACTTCTGCCCTATCGGCTCTGAAAAAAAATGGATAACCAATAAATTTGCAGATATCCAAACCCACCTGTGGAGAAGCCGGGAAAATGCAATTTTAGTTGGTTCAAATACGGTTTTGATTGATAATCCCGGATTAAATGTCAGACATGTGGAAGGGAAAGACCCTATCCGAATAATTTTTGATCCGGAAAATAGCATTCCCAATAGTCATCCTATCTTAAACCATAATAGCAAACTCATCATTTTTAATCATCTCAAAAATAATACACAGGATAATATAACTTATTTCAAAATTGATTCTAAAGAAAACTTTATAGATAAAGCACTCGAACATTTGTATTCAGAAGGCATACAATCCATTCTGGTTGAAGGCGGCAAGTTTACTTTGGATAAGTTTATTGACAACAATTTGTGGGATGAAGCGAGAATTTGGATTGGTGACAGCAATTGGGATGATGGAATCCCGGCACCATCCTTAAATCAGAAAACTAAATATTCAACTGACATAAAAGGAAATACATTACAGTATTTTTTCAATACTCTAAATGATAATAATTTTTAA
- a CDS encoding WYL domain-containing protein, giving the protein MSAHQKIYRIFNVISRLRSPIGCSKERMAADFDVNVRTIERYFELLRDIGFNIEKKGPRFFINKLANENLKYENFIIFSLEEASLVKECLLNHSGQSVFKNSLLQKLYALTEIDEITDEFYLLNISKNISEIRNAIKEKKQIILKNYTSVNSESEKDRCVEPIRLIQYCRYLLAFEPESNSVKQFKIERIQRVENTGKNWTNEKNHQTLETDIFGMNGEKSYQIQLKLSLRAYSLLTEEFPGSERYIKRSKKNIYFTPTVNSFKGIGRFTLGLIDEIEVIESDEFKNYLSEKLKKVL; this is encoded by the coding sequence ATGTCTGCCCACCAAAAAATATACAGAATTTTCAATGTTATTAGTCGTTTGCGTTCCCCAATTGGTTGTTCAAAGGAAAGAATGGCTGCCGATTTTGATGTTAATGTACGAACTATTGAAAGATATTTTGAATTGCTGAGAGATATCGGATTTAATATCGAAAAAAAAGGTCCCCGGTTTTTCATCAACAAATTGGCTAATGAAAACCTAAAATATGAGAACTTTATCATTTTTAGTCTGGAAGAAGCCTCTTTAGTTAAAGAATGTTTGCTGAATCACTCAGGGCAATCCGTTTTTAAAAACAGCTTACTGCAAAAACTCTATGCTCTAACTGAAATAGATGAAATAACAGATGAATTTTATCTTTTAAACATTAGTAAAAACATCAGTGAGATTCGAAACGCTATTAAAGAGAAAAAGCAAATTATACTTAAAAACTACACTTCAGTAAATAGTGAATCAGAAAAAGATCGCTGTGTTGAGCCTATACGGTTGATTCAATATTGCAGATATTTATTGGCTTTTGAACCGGAAAGCAATAGTGTGAAACAGTTTAAAATCGAACGCATTCAAAGAGTTGAAAATACCGGTAAAAATTGGACTAATGAAAAAAATCATCAAACTCTGGAAACTGACATTTTTGGGATGAACGGAGAAAAGAGTTATCAAATTCAATTGAAACTTAGTTTACGTGCTTACAGTCTCTTAACCGAAGAATTTCCGGGCTCTGAAAGGTATATAAAAAGATCTAAAAAAAATATTTACTTTACTCCTACCGTAAACTCTTTTAAAGGCATTGGCAGATTTACATTAGGCCTGATCGATGAGATTGAAGTAATAGAATCCGATGAATTTAAAAATTACCTTTCAGAAAAATTAAAAAAAGTTTTATAA
- a CDS encoding acyl-CoA reductase, with protein sequence MDLKEKIELLGNLRAFLEEKPAVLKEGIRLAGEHNKWFTEDNVNRSLGHIAQKFLNEDALLKWTDSFKDKIPNEKPSKKLALIMAGNIPLVGFHDFLAGFIANYTSVIKMSSKDKFLWPIINDFLKSQNSEIADYIHFSERISSPDAIIATGDDNTHRYFEYYFSKYPHILRKNRNSVAFLDGTESDEQLKLLSDDVFTYFGLGCRNITNVLIPEDYDVTKLLDIWEDKYKLSQHTGYLNNFDYHRSLLLLSKREHLVSDFLILYEDASLSSPVSCLHYQKYKNIEHGIEMLNNFKDGIQCIAGENEILREKKLAISFGKTQFPELDDYADGQNTLEFLIKNH encoded by the coding sequence ATGGATTTGAAAGAAAAAATTGAATTGCTCGGTAATCTGAGAGCTTTTTTAGAAGAAAAACCTGCTGTCTTAAAAGAAGGGATTCGTTTAGCCGGTGAGCATAATAAATGGTTCACTGAAGATAATGTAAACCGTTCTCTGGGGCATATAGCCCAAAAATTCCTGAATGAGGATGCATTACTGAAATGGACTGATAGTTTTAAGGATAAAATACCAAATGAAAAGCCGTCTAAAAAGTTAGCCCTGATAATGGCAGGGAATATTCCTTTGGTCGGTTTTCATGATTTTTTAGCCGGTTTTATCGCTAATTATACTTCAGTAATTAAAATGTCCTCAAAGGATAAGTTTTTATGGCCGATTATTAATGATTTTCTAAAATCTCAAAATAGTGAGATTGCAGATTATATTCATTTCTCAGAAAGGATTAGTTCCCCTGATGCTATTATAGCTACGGGTGATGACAATACACACAGGTATTTTGAATATTATTTTTCCAAGTACCCTCACATTTTGCGCAAAAACAGAAATTCTGTAGCTTTTTTAGATGGAACTGAAAGCGATGAGCAGCTGAAATTACTGTCGGATGATGTATTTACGTATTTTGGTCTGGGTTGCCGGAATATCACAAATGTCTTAATTCCGGAAGACTATGATGTAACTAAGTTGCTGGATATTTGGGAGGATAAATATAAGCTTTCACAACATACAGGATATCTTAATAATTTTGATTATCACCGCTCTTTACTGTTATTGAGTAAACGGGAGCATTTGGTATCTGATTTTTTAATTCTTTATGAAGATGCTTCTCTTTCATCACCTGTTTCTTGCTTACATTATCAAAAGTATAAGAATATAGAGCACGGAATAGAAATGCTGAATAATTTTAAAGATGGAATACAATGTATAGCCGGTGAAAATGAGATTTTACGTGAAAAAAAACTTGCAATTTCATTTGGGAAAACCCAATTTCCTGAGCTGGATGATTATGCTGATGGTCAAAATACTTTGGAATTTCTGATTAAGAATCATTAG
- a CDS encoding 4Fe-4S dicluster domain-containing protein has translation MAIMITDECINCGACEPECPNNAIYEGGVEWAMSDGTTVSGTVKLKDGSEVDVNERFDPIAEDYYFIVPDKCTECVGFHEEPQCAAVCPVDCCVPDPDNVDSEEELLARKEKMHL, from the coding sequence ATGGCTATAATGATAACTGATGAATGTATAAATTGCGGAGCATGCGAACCGGAATGTCCGAATAATGCAATTTACGAAGGCGGAGTTGAGTGGGCAATGTCTGACGGAACGACAGTAAGTGGAACCGTTAAATTAAAAGACGGCTCTGAAGTAGATGTGAATGAACGATTTGACCCGATAGCGGAAGACTATTACTTTATTGTGCCGGATAAGTGTACAGAATGCGTAGGTTTTCACGAAGAACCTCAATGTGCCGCTGTATGTCCTGTTGATTGTTGCGTTCCTGATCCGGATAATGTGGATAGTGAAGAAGAGCTACTTGCTCGCAAAGAAAAAATGCATTTATAA
- a CDS encoding NUDIX hydrolase, translated as MKESKVKNPWTLLDSSVHYDNNWIRLREDKVLNPAGKPGIYGVVMVKSVAVGVVPLDSDDNIYLVGQYRYPLNQYSWEIPEGGCPIGEDVLDAAKRELREETGIIAAKYTQLMDLHTSNCITDEKAIVFIAEDFQKVGEIEQEETEELQLKKVHFSKAFEMVMKGEITDAISVAAILKLHHLRQKK; from the coding sequence ATGAAGGAAAGTAAGGTAAAAAATCCGTGGACACTATTAGACAGTTCGGTGCATTATGACAATAACTGGATTCGTTTGCGTGAAGATAAGGTACTAAACCCGGCAGGGAAGCCCGGCATTTATGGTGTTGTAATGGTAAAAAGTGTTGCTGTAGGCGTAGTACCTCTGGATAGTGATGATAATATTTATTTGGTCGGTCAATATCGCTATCCCCTGAATCAATATTCATGGGAAATTCCTGAAGGAGGTTGCCCGATAGGGGAAGATGTGCTGGATGCAGCAAAGCGTGAGCTTAGAGAAGAAACCGGAATTATTGCGGCTAAATATACTCAATTAATGGATTTGCATACTTCTAATTGCATAACCGATGAAAAAGCAATTGTTTTTATAGCTGAAGATTTTCAAAAAGTAGGGGAGATTGAACAAGAGGAAACGGAGGAATTGCAACTTAAAAAAGTGCATTTTTCTAAAGCTTTTGAAATGGTAATGAAGGGAGAAATTACAGATGCTATAAGTGTGGCAGCAATACTGAAATTGCATCATTTAAGGCAAAAAAAATAG
- a CDS encoding NAD-dependent deacylase produces MTKKRIIVLSGAGISAESGLSTFRDSGGLWENYRIEDVATPEAWQMNQDLVLDFYNMRRKQLKEVKPNKAHTFIADLEKNYDVTVITQNVDDLHERAGSTNIIHLHGELLKVRSTGNENLIYDWEKDLVTGNLCPEGSQLRPHIVWFGEAVPMIYKAMDLMPSADIVIVIGTSLQVYPAAGLVNYARPGVPVYIVDPTSPPVHGLDNIHFIKKSATEGVEQIKKILNEGK; encoded by the coding sequence ATGACCAAAAAAAGAATAATTGTTTTAAGTGGTGCCGGTATTAGTGCAGAAAGCGGTTTGTCTACATTCAGAGACAGCGGAGGTTTATGGGAAAATTATAGAATAGAGGATGTAGCAACCCCTGAAGCCTGGCAAATGAATCAGGATTTGGTGCTTGATTTTTATAATATGCGTAGAAAACAACTTAAAGAAGTTAAGCCCAACAAAGCGCACACATTCATTGCCGATCTGGAAAAAAATTATGATGTCACGGTAATTACACAAAATGTTGATGATTTACATGAAAGAGCCGGTTCAACGAATATTATTCATTTGCATGGTGAATTGCTCAAAGTAAGAAGCACCGGCAATGAGAATTTAATTTATGATTGGGAAAAAGACTTGGTAACCGGTAATCTATGTCCGGAAGGCAGTCAGTTACGTCCGCATATCGTTTGGTTTGGAGAGGCAGTCCCTATGATATATAAAGCCATGGATTTGATGCCTTCAGCTGATATAGTGATAGTAATAGGAACCTCTTTGCAGGTATATCCTGCAGCCGGCCTTGTGAATTATGCCAGGCCGGGCGTGCCTGTGTATATTGTTGACCCCACATCGCCTCCTGTACATGGTCTTGATAATATTCATTTTATTAAAAAATCAGCTACGGAAGGGGTAGAGCAAATCAAAAAAATTTTAAATGAAGGAAAGTAA